One genomic region from Leifsonia sp. Root1293 encodes:
- a CDS encoding YifB family Mg chelatase-like AAA ATPase, with product MKLGRTSSVALLGMTGTLVEVEANISSQLPGLVIIGLPDTALSQASHRVRAAASNSGMPLSAHHITVNLSPASLPKHGCGFDLAVALACLAAAGGIEQESLERVVHLGELALDGRLRPIAGVLPAVAAARASGRTRVMVPTACVDEAALVPGMQVIGVASLRDAAIWHGGKFDPEPVDAIAGPVAPRHDDDDVGDLADVIGQDAAVMALQVAAAGGHHLLMLGPPGAGKTMLAARLAGILPDLDDDAALEVSAVRSLGGGLPVGAGLSRRPPIEAPHHTATAAAMVGGGSGIIKPGAAVRAAHGVLFLDEAPEFPAAVLDALRQPLESGRITIHRANAVAAFPARFQLVLAANPCPCGLFGVARESCTCPPNLRRRYLARLSGPLLDRIDIHFRVDRVSAAQLRLAPDTARLTTAQARARIVQARDAARERLAGTPWRTNAEVPGRWLRSDGARPSASSLAALDRALERGVITMRGYDRILRVRNTSFPHMFGSRSRPLWRVAARQREQSYSDGMDEVVVSEGLLVTDCFRKPAEVETDPNCSRCLVRMDAVERGHTVVWECPECGLVQL from the coding sequence GTGAAGCTCGGCCGCACGAGTTCCGTCGCCCTCCTCGGCATGACGGGGACCCTCGTCGAGGTGGAGGCGAACATCTCCAGCCAACTGCCGGGCCTCGTCATCATCGGGCTGCCGGACACCGCTCTGTCCCAGGCGAGCCACCGCGTGCGTGCCGCGGCGAGCAACTCGGGCATGCCGCTCTCGGCCCATCACATCACCGTGAACCTCTCACCGGCGTCGCTGCCGAAGCACGGCTGCGGCTTCGATCTGGCCGTTGCGCTCGCCTGTCTCGCGGCCGCCGGTGGCATCGAGCAGGAGTCTCTGGAGCGGGTCGTGCATCTCGGTGAACTCGCGCTGGACGGCCGCCTCAGGCCCATCGCGGGCGTGCTGCCCGCCGTGGCCGCTGCCCGTGCCTCCGGGCGCACCAGAGTCATGGTGCCGACGGCCTGTGTCGACGAGGCCGCGCTCGTTCCGGGGATGCAGGTGATCGGGGTGGCGAGCCTGCGCGACGCGGCCATCTGGCACGGCGGCAAGTTCGATCCAGAGCCCGTCGACGCCATCGCCGGGCCGGTCGCACCCCGCCACGACGACGACGATGTCGGCGACCTGGCGGATGTCATCGGACAGGATGCGGCCGTGATGGCCTTGCAGGTGGCAGCGGCTGGAGGTCATCATCTGCTGATGCTCGGGCCGCCGGGCGCCGGCAAGACGATGCTGGCCGCCCGTCTCGCCGGCATCCTTCCCGATCTCGACGACGACGCGGCGTTGGAGGTGAGCGCCGTGCGCTCGCTCGGGGGCGGCTTGCCGGTCGGTGCCGGCCTCTCCCGCCGCCCGCCCATCGAGGCGCCGCACCACACGGCGACGGCCGCCGCGATGGTGGGTGGAGGCAGCGGCATCATCAAGCCGGGTGCTGCCGTGCGCGCGGCCCACGGGGTGCTGTTCCTCGACGAGGCTCCCGAGTTCCCGGCCGCCGTGCTCGATGCGCTCCGCCAGCCTCTCGAGTCGGGCCGCATCACCATCCATCGTGCCAACGCCGTTGCTGCCTTTCCCGCCCGATTCCAGCTGGTGCTGGCCGCGAACCCGTGCCCATGCGGGCTGTTCGGGGTCGCTCGCGAATCGTGCACCTGTCCGCCCAATCTGCGTCGCCGCTATCTGGCTCGGCTCTCCGGCCCGCTGCTCGACCGCATCGACATCCACTTCCGAGTCGACAGGGTGAGCGCCGCGCAGCTGCGGCTCGCTCCCGACACGGCTCGTCTCACCACAGCCCAGGCACGGGCGCGCATCGTTCAGGCCAGGGACGCCGCCCGCGAGCGTCTCGCCGGCACGCCATGGCGCACGAACGCCGAGGTGCCGGGGAGGTGGCTGCGCAGCGACGGAGCCCGCCCGTCGGCATCGTCCCTCGCAGCACTCGACCGCGCGCTGGAACGAGGGGTGATCACCATGCGGGGCTACGACCGCATCTTGCGGGTGCGCAATACCTCATTTCCACATATGTTTGGAAGCAGAAGTCGGCCCCTGTGGAGAGTCGCTGCACGTCAACGCGAGCAGTCCTATTCTGATGGCATGGACGAAGTCGTCGTCTCAGAGGGCCTGCTGGTGACCGATTGCTTCCGGAAGCCGGCAGAGGTCGAGACCGATCCCAACTGCAGCAGGTGCCTGGTGCGCATGGACGCCGTCGAGCGCGGCCACACGGTGGTGTGGGAATGCCCGGAGTGTGGGTTGGTACAGCTTTGA
- a CDS encoding YraN family protein, with protein MGDRIELGRRGEQLAADYLTERGYRVIGRNWRCRDGEIDVIAEHGGETVFVEVKTRSSTDFGHPFEAITLGKMARMRKLAAAWCESTSTGSRRRIRIDAIAVIAPRDGLPSIEHLQRLS; from the coding sequence ATGGGCGACAGGATCGAACTCGGACGACGCGGCGAGCAGCTGGCCGCCGACTACCTGACCGAGCGCGGCTACCGCGTCATCGGGCGCAACTGGCGCTGTCGCGACGGCGAGATCGATGTGATCGCCGAGCATGGCGGCGAGACCGTGTTCGTCGAGGTGAAGACGAGGTCGAGCACCGATTTCGGGCATCCGTTCGAGGCCATCACCCTCGGCAAGATGGCACGGATGCGCAAGCTGGCGGCGGCGTGGTGCGAGTCGACCAGCACCGGATCGCGCCGACGCATCCGCATCGATGCCATCGCCGTCATCGCGCCGCGTGACGGGCTTCCGAGCATCGAGCACCTGCAGCGGTTGTCGTGA
- a CDS encoding glucose-6-phosphate dehydrogenase, protein MATAVRETLIILGAGGDLTSRLLLPGLASLLASSRGSHMALIGVDRDPMTDAAWQKKVRTAFADAPSSIGTSVLESSRYLQGDATSSDDLQRALDAAEGRVVLYFALPPAIAAAACAALTSVTLPPGIVLALEKPFGTDVASARSLNRLLETLVPEEQVFRVDHFLGKSTVLGLLGLRFANRLFEPLMSAQHIERVEVVFDERLGLEGRAGYYDRAGALTDMIQSHLLLVLALVAMEVPSDLSSEVLRGGMVQVLRAARPWKHDGTASRRARYTAGDVEGRELPSYLQEPGVDRARGTETLAEMAVAIDNWRWAGVPFILRSGKAIGNPRQEIIITLKPVPQLPTGFTGPARDARIRIGLKPPVLDIDLAVNGGADPFKLEWDTLSAEFEVSELSAYGEVLAELLEGDPTLSVRGDVAEQCWRIVAPVIAAWRRDAVELDTYKAGSANPRGWSRPLA, encoded by the coding sequence ATGGCTACTGCTGTTCGTGAGACCCTGATCATCCTGGGGGCGGGCGGTGACCTGACCTCTCGTCTTCTGCTGCCCGGACTCGCCTCGCTTCTGGCGTCGTCTCGGGGCTCGCACATGGCGCTGATCGGTGTCGATCGCGATCCGATGACGGATGCCGCGTGGCAGAAGAAGGTGCGCACGGCCTTCGCCGACGCCCCGTCCTCTATCGGCACGTCCGTCTTGGAGTCGAGCCGCTACCTGCAGGGCGACGCGACTTCGTCGGACGATCTGCAGCGCGCGCTCGACGCCGCTGAGGGGCGCGTGGTGCTGTACTTCGCACTGCCTCCGGCGATCGCGGCGGCGGCGTGCGCCGCGCTGACATCCGTCACCCTTCCACCCGGCATCGTGCTGGCGCTCGAGAAGCCGTTCGGCACCGACGTCGCGAGTGCGCGGTCCCTCAACCGTCTCCTCGAGACCCTCGTTCCCGAGGAGCAGGTGTTCCGGGTGGATCACTTCCTCGGCAAGTCGACGGTGCTGGGACTGCTCGGTCTGCGATTCGCCAATCGACTCTTCGAGCCGCTCATGTCGGCCCAGCACATCGAGCGCGTCGAGGTGGTCTTCGACGAGCGCCTCGGACTCGAGGGGCGCGCGGGCTACTACGACCGCGCCGGTGCCCTGACCGACATGATCCAGAGCCATCTGCTCCTCGTTCTCGCGCTCGTGGCGATGGAGGTGCCGTCCGACCTCAGCTCGGAGGTGCTGCGCGGCGGAATGGTGCAGGTGCTGCGCGCCGCCCGGCCGTGGAAGCACGATGGAACCGCCAGCCGCCGCGCCCGCTACACCGCAGGCGACGTGGAGGGACGAGAGCTCCCCTCCTACCTGCAGGAGCCCGGAGTCGACCGAGCCCGCGGCACCGAGACGCTGGCAGAGATGGCCGTGGCCATCGACAACTGGCGCTGGGCCGGAGTTCCCTTCATCCTGCGATCGGGCAAGGCCATCGGCAACCCGCGGCAGGAAATCATCATCACCCTGAAGCCCGTGCCGCAGCTGCCGACCGGGTTCACCGGGCCGGCACGTGACGCGCGGATCCGCATCGGGTTGAAGCCGCCCGTGCTCGACATCGATCTCGCCGTCAACGGCGGAGCCGACCCGTTCAAGCTGGAGTGGGACACCCTCTCGGCCGAGTTCGAGGTGAGTGAGCTCAGCGCCTACGGCGAGGTCCTGGCCGAACTGCTCGAGGGCGATCCGACGCTGTCCGTGCGCGGCGACGTCGCCGAGCAGTGCTGGCGCATCGTCGCACCCGTGATCGCGGCGTGGCGGCGCGATGCGGTCGAGCTCGACACCTACAAGGCCGGATCGGCGAACCCCCGCGGCTGGAGTCGTCCGCTCGCCTGA
- a CDS encoding DUF2469 family protein, whose translation MDEDEFDDYDREVELALYREYRDIVTQFKFVVETERRFYLANEVDLVRRDTEHDFYFELNMKDVWVWDVYRSDRFVKSVRVLTFKDVNVEELAAKEFELPKELALDE comes from the coding sequence ATGGACGAAGATGAATTCGACGACTACGACCGCGAGGTCGAACTGGCGCTCTACCGCGAATACCGCGACATCGTCACGCAGTTCAAGTTCGTCGTCGAGACCGAACGCCGCTTCTACCTCGCCAACGAGGTGGACCTGGTGCGCCGTGACACCGAGCACGACTTCTACTTCGAGCTGAACATGAAGGACGTCTGGGTGTGGGACGTCTACAGGTCCGACCGTTTCGTCAAGTCCGTGCGCGTGCTCACCTTCAAGGACGTCAACGTCGAGGAGCTCGCGGCCAAGGAGTTCGAACTCCCCAAGGAACTCGCACTCGACGAGTAG